In a single window of the Papaver somniferum cultivar HN1 chromosome 8, ASM357369v1, whole genome shotgun sequence genome:
- the LOC113306452 gene encoding BTB/POZ domain-containing protein At3g56230-like, protein MEVTKQTKEEMKTREERWINYLGGLAVAFTDESHSDIQVKPGDGPSIPAHKFLLAIRSEVFKHMLSSDTCKSAQIDSVCLPEFNHEQLQTFLELLYCGNLAKEKFEMHYYRLALASHK, encoded by the exons ATGGAagtaacaaaacaaacaaaagaagaaatgaaAACGAGAGAAGAAAGGTGGATAAATTATCTTGGTGGATTAGCTGTTGCATTTACAGATGAAAGTCATTCGGATATTCAAGTCAAGCCTGGCGATGGACCTTCTATACCTGCACATAAATTTTTGTTG GCAATTAGGTCTGAAGTTTTCAAACATATGTTATCATCAGATACATGCAAGTCTGCGCAAATTGACTCCGTATGTCTACCTGAGTTCAATCATGAACAGCTTCAGACTTTCTTGGAGTTGCTTTACTGTGGAAATTTGGCCAAAGAGAAGTTTGAGATGCATTATTACCGTCTAGCACTTGCATCTCATAAGTAG